A section of the Methanosarcina mazei S-6 genome encodes:
- a CDS encoding COG1361 S-layer family protein encodes MGDKQISLIFIFLLGFLLCSGTALAASDFNSSSSLDKGLSVDLLNQDPDPVKPGDVLEVRIAIENTGYKDVENCFVRIEPDYPFKALSGEDLVKKIGTLGKRSENDRRKVLKFKVGVENDVNEGTYPLKVYLYSTDTKNKVSLNRELKIDIDSESNAEIEYISVEKLIPGEKTELTFGIKNVGNSPLKNSMFSWECTNDVILPVGSSNVKHVNLIDVGETANVSFEVLTNVNTKPGLYKLDMILTYDDIEELQTITEAGTVENEKRKTIKSKAGIYIGGTTDFDIAFMERGPTGTYTFSVSNIGNNGANSVKVSVPLQENWTVIDGGNSVVLGNLAKGDYTIADFNLKPATVGKELPLKFEISYTSSDGIRQVEENVISLYASSSTQSKGSSMTDENSKSGILSYKLFFLLLLGAVGFFIYKQHQKKVVEKNARENLTSESQIDEKKTGE; translated from the coding sequence ATGGGTGACAAACAAATTAGCCTTATATTCATTTTTCTTCTGGGTTTTCTTTTATGCAGCGGAACTGCCCTGGCTGCGAGTGACTTTAATTCAAGCTCAAGCCTCGATAAAGGCCTGAGTGTTGACCTGTTAAACCAGGACCCTGATCCCGTGAAACCCGGAGATGTGCTTGAAGTAAGGATTGCTATAGAAAATACAGGTTATAAGGATGTAGAGAACTGTTTTGTGAGAATAGAGCCGGATTACCCTTTTAAGGCTCTTTCAGGGGAAGACCTTGTAAAAAAGATAGGCACACTCGGAAAACGCTCTGAAAATGACCGCAGAAAAGTCCTGAAGTTCAAAGTAGGAGTTGAAAACGATGTCAATGAAGGCACTTATCCCCTGAAAGTTTACCTTTACTCAACAGATACGAAAAATAAAGTTTCCCTTAACAGGGAGCTAAAAATTGATATTGACAGCGAATCAAACGCTGAAATAGAATATATCAGTGTTGAGAAACTGATACCAGGAGAGAAGACAGAACTTACTTTCGGCATAAAAAACGTAGGAAATTCCCCCTTAAAAAACTCAATGTTTTCCTGGGAATGCACAAATGACGTGATCCTGCCCGTAGGCTCGAGCAATGTCAAGCACGTTAACCTGATTGATGTCGGAGAAACTGCCAATGTCAGCTTTGAGGTTCTGACCAATGTGAATACAAAGCCCGGTCTCTATAAACTGGACATGATTCTGACATACGACGACATTGAAGAACTTCAGACAATAACGGAAGCAGGCACTGTAGAGAACGAGAAGCGCAAGACAATCAAAAGCAAAGCAGGGATCTACATAGGAGGGACCACGGATTTCGACATCGCTTTTATGGAAAGGGGACCCACAGGCACCTACACATTTTCAGTATCTAATATAGGTAATAATGGTGCAAACTCGGTAAAGGTTTCTGTCCCGCTTCAGGAGAACTGGACCGTGATTGACGGCGGCAATTCAGTGGTTCTCGGTAACCTGGCAAAAGGGGACTATACAATTGCAGATTTCAACCTGAAACCTGCAACTGTTGGAAAAGAGCTGCCTCTTAAATTTGAAATCAGTTACACCTCCAGTGACGGGATCAGGCAGGTAGAGGAAAATGTGATCTCACTTTACGCATCCTCTTCAACTCAGTCAAAAGGATCCTCGATGACAGACGAAAACAGTAAGTCAGGCATACTGTCGTATAAACTCTTCTTCCTTCTCCTGCTCGGTGCTGTGGGCTTTTTTATTTATAAACAGCATCAGAAAAAGGTGGTAGAAAAGAATGCCAGAGAAAATTTGACCAGCGAAAGCCAGATAGACGAAAAGAAAACAGGTGAATAA
- a CDS encoding helix-turn-helix transcriptional regulator, translating into MKTRIKELRARHDLTQEALANLVGVRRETIVFLEKGKYNPSLKLACRIARSLDTTIDELFIFEDTDFE; encoded by the coding sequence GTGAAAACAAGGATCAAAGAGTTACGGGCAAGGCATGACCTGACCCAGGAAGCTCTTGCAAACCTGGTGGGGGTTCGGAGAGAAACTATTGTTTTTCTGGAAAAAGGGAAATATAACCCCTCTCTGAAACTTGCCTGCAGGATAGCCAGATCTCTGGATACCACAATTGATGAACTGTTTATCTTTGAGGACACTGACTTTGAATAA
- a CDS encoding transposase encodes MRKNSMLYKGVLFEDSLDNYFSRESTSICQFLYFLCIDDIAKHVERTFYTNKSWHFKYSVSSMIKLFVVKCFRNLSYDKTISSLTEEEAILLSFYDENDHIKLPSGGTLHHFVKYRLGEEGVNEIMMLLGEKILKLSSAKEAKIDSTPLEASRYDKHADYNSHYECKMDKAHITMVGTYPVFMTHTKGVAGDSPELITHIEALKKMNADLDLYSADGGYDSFLNHSDIWYHLDAKPIISYASNAVIKKEGEEERINHWVNKKWRIGGDVHAPMENKLKFLYEIGRKEQVGMYLRNQNMRDDAFDEQYKKRAECEKIHGHIKGTVKFDIRRVRNQSRKLYSLLSFISYQLLVLTEMQNKVGDKNSFGRYF; translated from the coding sequence ATGCGGAAAAACAGTATGTTATATAAAGGAGTCCTCTTCGAGGACTCCCTGGATAACTATTTTAGCAGAGAAAGCACCTCAATTTGCCAATTCCTGTACTTCCTCTGCATTGACGATATTGCAAAGCACGTAGAACGTACTTTTTATACCAACAAAAGTTGGCACTTTAAATACAGTGTTTCTTCTATGATAAAACTCTTTGTTGTCAAGTGTTTCAGGAATCTTTCATATGATAAAACCATTTCTTCCTTAACAGAGGAAGAAGCTATCTTGCTTTCTTTTTATGACGAAAATGACCATATAAAACTTCCTTCTGGTGGAACCCTTCATCATTTTGTGAAGTATAGACTTGGAGAGGAAGGAGTCAATGAGATCATGATGTTGTTAGGTGAAAAAATCCTCAAACTCTCATCAGCAAAGGAAGCTAAGATTGATTCCACTCCCCTTGAAGCTTCAAGATACGATAAACATGCTGATTACAATTCTCATTATGAATGTAAAATGGATAAGGCGCATATTACAATGGTTGGAACTTATCCTGTTTTTATGACTCATACAAAGGGAGTTGCTGGTGACTCTCCAGAACTTATCACCCATATTGAAGCTCTAAAGAAGATGAACGCTGATCTCGACTTGTATTCTGCAGATGGAGGTTATGATTCATTCCTTAATCATTCTGACATTTGGTATCACCTGGATGCAAAACCGATTATCTCCTATGCCTCAAATGCCGTAATCAAAAAAGAAGGTGAAGAGGAAAGAATCAATCACTGGGTAAATAAAAAATGGAGAATCGGTGGAGATGTTCATGCACCAATGGAAAACAAACTCAAATTTCTATATGAGATTGGAAGGAAAGAGCAGGTAGGAATGTATCTGAGAAACCAGAACATGAGAGATGATGCTTTTGATGAACAGTATAAAAAGAGAGCCGAATGTGAAAAGATACATGGACATATTAAAGGTACAGTAAAATTCGATATCAGAAGAGTAAGAAATCAGAGTAGAAAACTCTACTCTCTATTGAGTTTCATATCATATCAACTACTGGTGTTGACAGAAATGCAAAATAAGGTTGGAGATAAGAATTCATTTGGGAGATACTTTTAA
- a CDS encoding ABC transporter ATP-binding protein, which produces MENTLIAFQNVWKTYQMGEVQVNALKNVSVKLGRGEFAAIIGPSGSGKSTMMNLVGCLDIPSKGKIFLKGRDISLLQESDLAALRGRTIGFVFQQYNLIPGMTALENVLLPLEIQEMDDRIAEKKAKELLNLVGLSDKMQNKPSQLSGGQQQRVSIARALACDPEIILADEPTGALDSITGQEVISILYRLWKEKNKTVVMVTHDLHLAQYARRHIQLKDGEMVRDSPNKEQISPET; this is translated from the coding sequence ATGGAAAATACATTGATTGCCTTCCAGAATGTCTGGAAAACTTATCAGATGGGAGAAGTTCAGGTCAATGCTTTGAAAAATGTGAGCGTGAAGCTTGGAAGAGGGGAATTTGCCGCAATAATCGGGCCCTCAGGAAGCGGGAAGTCTACAATGATGAACCTGGTTGGCTGTCTTGATATCCCTTCAAAGGGCAAAATTTTCCTGAAAGGCAGGGATATATCCCTGCTTCAGGAATCTGACCTTGCCGCCCTCAGAGGCAGGACAATAGGATTTGTTTTCCAGCAGTACAACCTGATTCCCGGGATGACGGCTCTTGAGAACGTTCTTCTGCCCCTTGAAATCCAGGAAATGGATGACAGAATTGCGGAAAAAAAAGCAAAGGAACTTCTTAACCTCGTGGGGCTCTCGGACAAGATGCAGAATAAGCCTTCACAGCTTTCAGGAGGGCAGCAGCAGAGAGTTTCTATTGCAAGAGCACTTGCCTGCGATCCCGAAATAATCCTTGCTGACGAGCCGACAGGTGCGCTTGACAGCATAACCGGTCAGGAAGTGATTTCAATCCTTTACAGGCTCTGGAAGGAAAAAAACAAAACAGTAGTTATGGTCACACACGACCTGCACCTTGCACAGTATGCCAGAAGGCACATTCAGCTCAAGGACGGAGAGATGGTCAGGGACAGCCCTAACAAAGAACAGATCAGCCCTGAAACCTGA
- a CDS encoding pirin family protein, translated as MANLRRVRKIRKSMPTIEGAGVHLKRAFGFRHVPEFDPFLLFDEFHSEKPEEYIMGFPRHPHRGVETITYVLQGEIRHEDSLGNRGVIRTGEVQWMTAGSGIIHQEMPQGDESGNLWGFQLWANLPSSHKMMEPRYQGVKSSRIPELLMEKGLKVRIICGEVNGVEGPVKEIATDPEYLDITVPAEEKFFHITAPDHTVFAYVIEGSGYFDREKDPCAFEVEGERYLHPAGDCIIYPETLVLYGAGDSIEVTAGDEGVRFLLMSGRPIGEPVAWYGPIVMNTKEELRAAFEEYRQGTFARDAERQT; from the coding sequence ATGGCTAATCTCAGAAGAGTAAGAAAAATAAGGAAGAGTATGCCAACCATTGAGGGGGCAGGGGTGCACCTGAAGAGAGCTTTCGGATTCCGGCATGTACCTGAGTTCGATCCTTTTTTGTTATTTGATGAGTTTCATTCGGAAAAACCTGAGGAGTACATTATGGGATTTCCAAGGCACCCGCACCGAGGAGTTGAAACTATTACTTATGTCCTGCAGGGGGAAATAAGGCATGAGGACAGCCTGGGAAACAGAGGTGTAATCCGGACTGGCGAGGTGCAGTGGATGACTGCTGGAAGTGGGATTATCCATCAGGAAATGCCACAGGGAGATGAAAGCGGGAATCTATGGGGTTTTCAACTCTGGGCAAATCTTCCGTCTTCCCATAAAATGATGGAACCACGCTATCAGGGAGTTAAAAGCAGCCGAATACCCGAACTTCTTATGGAAAAGGGTCTGAAGGTAAGGATTATTTGCGGAGAAGTAAACGGCGTTGAGGGACCTGTTAAGGAAATAGCTACCGACCCCGAATACCTGGATATTACAGTCCCGGCAGAGGAGAAGTTTTTCCATATAACAGCTCCGGACCATACTGTTTTTGCATATGTTATAGAGGGAAGCGGCTATTTTGACAGGGAAAAAGACCCCTGTGCGTTTGAGGTTGAAGGAGAAAGATACCTCCATCCTGCAGGAGACTGCATAATATACCCCGAAACCCTGGTCCTCTATGGAGCTGGAGATTCCATTGAGGTAACCGCAGGGGATGAAGGAGTAAGGTTTCTTCTTATGTCCGGAAGACCTATTGGTGAACCTGTTGCCTGGTACGGCCCGATTGTCATGAATACAAAAGAAGAACTAAGAGCGGCTTTTGAGGAATACAGACAGGGGACATTTGCAAGAGACGCGGAAAGACAAACATAA
- a CDS encoding ABC transporter permease produces MKLAKILKIALNMVRANKLRSWLTIIGVIIGIASVMAIVTTGEYFQEQVTETLEGLGGDTITIVASVPFEIYSEEDMEYEENSEEIPGESGATIAGTGEGPENFTSEPMEIEPETEAALTRKDVFVLRSIPAVEYVNVNVQTGAQLKFGSESTYVWVNGVDPGVWPHITKKKIGEGRMLAPGDRAVVVISSELAKGTFEKEIRLNQMIPLNGKSYRVVGILAKDGGLLGGMGGLFGSSVYMPYQEVYSLQNNEEDLSEREQDVYDNIEIKLHDEADYDAALQEIERKLRLARRVTEDKQDFYVSSSKETIESTQKLINGLTSFLAFIAGISLLVGSTGIANTMFTSVLEKTKEIGIMKAIGAKNSDIMMIFLCNAAMISLVGGMIGILLGTAAVQLILFFISVKMNVPFEFALSLKGTVIATLVSIAVGLIAGLVPAKNASELKPVDALRYE; encoded by the coding sequence ATGAAACTGGCAAAGATTTTGAAAATTGCCCTAAATATGGTCAGAGCTAATAAGCTGAGGAGCTGGCTGACCATAATAGGGGTTATCATAGGCATTGCCTCGGTAATGGCAATCGTTACGACCGGGGAGTATTTTCAGGAACAGGTTACGGAAACCCTTGAGGGGCTTGGGGGGGATACTATTACCATAGTAGCCTCAGTCCCTTTTGAAATTTATTCTGAAGAAGATATGGAGTATGAAGAAAATTCAGAAGAAATTCCGGGAGAATCCGGGGCAACAATTGCAGGGACCGGAGAGGGACCTGAGAACTTCACTTCTGAGCCCATGGAAATCGAACCCGAAACAGAGGCAGCACTCACAAGAAAGGATGTATTTGTTCTGAGGAGCATTCCGGCTGTTGAATATGTAAACGTCAACGTCCAGACAGGAGCGCAATTGAAATTCGGAAGCGAGTCAACTTACGTCTGGGTTAATGGTGTTGATCCCGGCGTCTGGCCTCACATTACAAAGAAGAAGATAGGAGAGGGCAGGATGCTGGCACCCGGAGACAGGGCAGTTGTGGTTATTTCAAGCGAACTTGCAAAAGGGACTTTTGAAAAGGAGATAAGGCTTAACCAGATGATCCCCTTAAACGGAAAATCCTATCGTGTAGTGGGGATACTGGCTAAGGACGGAGGGCTTTTAGGAGGTATGGGAGGGCTTTTTGGAAGCAGTGTTTATATGCCGTACCAGGAGGTCTACTCTCTGCAAAATAATGAAGAGGACCTGTCTGAAAGAGAGCAGGATGTATATGATAACATAGAGATCAAGCTCCATGATGAGGCAGATTATGACGCAGCCCTTCAGGAGATAGAGCGCAAATTAAGGCTTGCAAGAAGAGTTACTGAAGATAAGCAGGACTTCTATGTCAGCTCCTCAAAAGAGACAATTGAAAGTACGCAAAAATTGATTAACGGACTTACATCATTTCTAGCCTTCATTGCAGGCATTTCCCTTCTTGTCGGTTCAACAGGGATCGCTAACACAATGTTTACTTCCGTGCTTGAGAAGACGAAGGAAATCGGGATTATGAAAGCGATAGGAGCAAAGAATAGCGATATAATGATGATTTTCCTTTGCAATGCTGCAATGATCAGCCTTGTAGGCGGAATGATAGGTATCCTTCTGGGCACAGCTGCTGTCCAGCTGATTCTTTTCTTTATTTCAGTAAAAATGAACGTTCCTTTTGAATTTGCCCTCAGCCTGAAAGGCACAGTTATTGCAACCCTGGTCTCCATAGCAGTCGGGCTGATTGCAGGCCTTGTACCGGCAAAGAATGCATCCGAATTGAAACCGGTTGACGCTCTCAGATATGAATGA